One segment of Candidatus Falkowbacteria bacterium DNA contains the following:
- the secA gene encoding preprotein translocase subunit SecA yields MMSVITKIFGDPNAKVIKSLDPLVKSINSLEEKFSALSDEELKNLTTDFRRRLGVSINEEGRPVQSLDQEEEAKILEDILPEAFAAVREAAQRVNKQRHYDVQLIGGIILHLGRIAEMKTGEGKTLVATLPLYLNALPGRGVHLVTVNDYLSQVGAGWMAPVYHALGLSTAVIIHEKALMYDPEYNDEKQFDERLRHFREVERQAAYRCDVLYGTNNEFGFDYLKDNMVDNLDSMVQRELYYSIVDEVDSILIDEARTPLIISAPAEESTDRYYKFAQFVNTLQKDEDYNIDEKMKASTFTESAVTKLESWLGVDNIYATGGIRDIHHAEQALKAKALFERDKDYVVRDGEIVIVDEFTGRLMFGRRYSEGLHQAIEAKEGVKVQRESRTLATVTFQNYFRMYRKLSGMTGTAITEAEEFFKIYKLDTVSIPTNKPTVRRDLNDLIYSDEDAKFKAVVKEIKARHDSGQPVLVGTISIERNEYLGALLEREGVQAQVLNAKHHEKEAPIIAQAGTPGAVTIATNMAGRGVDIILGGTPFDKDKYDAVVAAGGLHVIGTERHEARRIDNQLRGRAGRQGDPGSSQFYVSMEDDLMRIFGGDRMKNIMKSLKLPEDTPIENKVISKSIESAQRRVEGNNFDIRKHLVEYDDVINHHRKAIYGRRREILLISEGKKQIEKTLRDIILEMVEVEIEQIISFHTAAEMVKDWDLREIKNSVATIFPIEGEISAKLDTIAANVSKLDKIKIRTDIIEYLSSLAGETYDKMLKLANEAGFKWSDVEKAVLLRSIDELWMEHLEIMDYMRRGIGLRGYGQRDPLVEYKKEAFRLFNELTGLIQKQVVYSIYKIGGLQEFAFPTNNLNNITVSAPAKTMGEGTSSTTQIFTENKMKDAEGNKVGRNDLCPCGSGKKYKKCHGN; encoded by the coding sequence ATTATGAGTGTTATTACGAAAATATTTGGCGATCCTAATGCTAAAGTAATCAAATCTTTGGACCCTTTGGTTAAATCAATTAACTCTCTTGAAGAGAAATTTTCGGCTTTATCAGACGAAGAATTGAAAAATTTAACGACTGATTTCCGTCGTCGTCTTGGTGTATCTATTAATGAAGAGGGCCGACCAGTCCAAAGCCTTGACCAAGAAGAAGAAGCTAAGATTTTAGAAGACATTTTACCAGAAGCTTTTGCGGCTGTTCGTGAAGCAGCTCAGCGCGTTAATAAACAGCGTCATTACGATGTCCAGTTGATTGGTGGAATTATTTTACATCTTGGTCGTATTGCTGAAATGAAAACTGGTGAAGGTAAAACTTTAGTGGCGACCTTACCGTTATATCTTAATGCTCTACCAGGTCGCGGCGTTCATCTCGTAACAGTTAACGACTATTTGTCTCAGGTTGGTGCCGGTTGGATGGCTCCGGTTTATCATGCTTTAGGTTTAAGCACGGCCGTTATTATTCATGAGAAAGCTTTGATGTATGATCCGGAATATAATGATGAAAAACAATTTGATGAACGTTTAAGACATTTCCGTGAAGTTGAGCGTCAAGCGGCTTATCGTTGTGATGTTTTATATGGTACTAATAATGAATTTGGTTTTGACTATTTGAAAGACAATATGGTTGATAATTTAGATAGCATGGTTCAGCGCGAACTATACTATTCTATCGTTGACGAAGTTGACTCAATTTTAATCGATGAAGCCAGAACTCCTTTGATTATTTCTGCTCCAGCCGAGGAGTCAACAGATCGTTATTACAAGTTTGCTCAGTTTGTTAATACTTTACAGAAAGATGAGGACTATAACATTGATGAAAAGATGAAGGCCTCAACTTTTACTGAATCAGCCGTTACTAAATTAGAAAGTTGGTTAGGTGTTGATAATATTTATGCTACTGGTGGTATTAGAGATATTCATCATGCTGAACAAGCACTTAAAGCCAAGGCTTTATTTGAGCGTGACAAGGACTACGTTGTGCGCGATGGCGAGATTGTAATCGTCGATGAATTCACTGGCCGACTTATGTTCGGTCGTCGCTATAGCGAAGGTTTGCACCAAGCCATTGAAGCTAAAGAAGGCGTTAAAGTTCAGCGCGAAAGCCGAACTTTGGCTACGGTTACCTTCCAAAATTATTTCCGTATGTATCGCAAATTGTCCGGTATGACAGGAACTGCTATTACTGAAGCCGAAGAATTTTTTAAGATATATAAATTAGACACGGTTTCTATCCCTACTAATAAACCAACTGTTAGACGCGATTTGAATGATTTAATATACTCTGACGAAGATGCTAAATTTAAAGCAGTCGTTAAAGAAATTAAAGCTCGTCATGACAGCGGTCAGCCGGTCTTGGTTGGTACAATTTCAATTGAGAGAAACGAATATTTAGGCGCTTTATTAGAGCGCGAAGGAGTTCAAGCTCAAGTGCTTAATGCTAAGCATCATGAAAAAGAAGCGCCAATTATTGCTCAGGCTGGTACGCCAGGCGCAGTTACAATTGCGACTAACATGGCTGGTCGTGGAGTCGACATTATCTTAGGTGGTACTCCATTCGATAAAGACAAATATGACGCTGTAGTGGCAGCTGGTGGCTTACACGTCATTGGTACAGAAAGACATGAAGCGCGCCGTATTGATAATCAGCTACGTGGTCGTGCTGGACGTCAGGGTGATCCTGGATCTAGTCAATTTTATGTTTCCATGGAAGACGATTTGATGCGTATTTTTGGTGGCGACAGAATGAAAAATATAATGAAGAGTCTGAAATTACCAGAAGACACACCAATTGAAAATAAAGTAATTTCTAAGTCAATTGAGTCAGCTCAGAGACGCGTTGAAGGCAACAACTTTGATATTAGAAAACACTTAGTTGAGTATGATGACGTTATCAACCATCATCGTAAAGCTATCTATGGGCGTCGCCGCGAAATTTTATTAATTAGCGAAGGCAAGAAACAAATTGAGAAAACTTTGCGAGATATTATTCTTGAGATGGTTGAAGTAGAAATTGAACAGATTATTAGTTTCCACACTGCTGCCGAAATGGTTAAGGATTGGGACCTGCGGGAAATTAAAAATAGTGTAGCAACAATTTTCCCAATTGAGGGTGAAATTTCAGCCAAGCTTGATACAATTGCGGCTAACGTTTCTAAGCTAGATAAAATAAAAATCAGAACAGATATTATTGAATATCTAAGTAGCTTGGCTGGAGAAACTTATGACAAGATGCTTAAGCTAGCCAATGAAGCTGGTTTTAAGTGGTCTGATGTTGAGAAGGCTGTTCTCTTGCGCTCAATTGATGAATTATGGATGGAACACTTAGAAATTATGGATTACATGCGTCGCGGCATCGGTCTACGTGGTTATGGACAACGCGATCCATTGGTTGAATATAAAAAAGAAGCTTTCCGCTTGTTTAATGAATTAACTGGTTTAATTCAAAAGCAAGTTGTCTACTCAATTTACAAAATTGGTGGTTTGCAAGAGTTTGCTTTCCCAACTAACAATCTAAATAATATTACTGTTTCTGCACCTGCTAAGACTATGGGTGAAGGAACTTCCAGTACCACCCAAATCTTTACTGAGAATAAGATGAAGGACGCCGAAGGTAACAAAGTTGGTCGTAATGATCTTTGTCCTTGCGGTAGCGGGAAAAAATATAAGAAGTGTCACGGGAATTAG
- a CDS encoding NUDIX domain-containing protein, whose protein sequence is MKNLITTNIVAGVVIKRDGKYLLVQESRPGTDVHGLWNLPAGKVDEGETIEQAAIREAKEEIGYDVELIRKLGIFQAHVQTPPKHAFEAKIIAGDLAWPKDEIQDARWFTYQEVNDMENQLREEWVLGAINLVETSK, encoded by the coding sequence ATGAAGAATTTAATTACAACTAACATTGTTGCAGGTGTAGTCATTAAGCGAGACGGTAAGTATCTGTTAGTGCAAGAAAGTCGACCTGGTACCGATGTGCATGGACTATGGAATCTTCCAGCAGGAAAGGTAGACGAAGGAGAAACCATAGAACAAGCAGCGATTCGAGAAGCTAAAGAAGAGATTGGATACGATGTTGAGCTAATTCGCAAACTCGGCATATTCCAAGCTCATGTCCAAACTCCTCCTAAACATGCCTTTGAAGCAAAAATTATTGCAGGAGATCTCGCTTGGCCAAAAGATGAAATTCAAGATGCCAGATGGTTCACCTATCAGGAGGTTAATGATATGGAAAATCAGTTACGCGAAGAGTGGGTGTTGGGAGCGATAAACTTAGTAGAAACAAGCAAGTAA
- a CDS encoding NUDIX domain-containing protein — protein sequence MAFYNKIGLLVLSDDKSKFLVCEPGNKYIEKSVTQFLMPGGQIEESSDIACLQREIKEELDSEINVDSLKLIGEYVDVAATPGRDVMIRLYLGELVSEPTPSSEIGALHWIGKEDVENPRVSPIIKNKIIPDLVERKIIN from the coding sequence ATGGCTTTTTATAATAAAATTGGGCTATTAGTGCTAAGCGATGATAAGTCGAAATTTTTGGTTTGTGAGCCAGGTAACAAATATATAGAGAAAAGTGTAACGCAATTTTTAATGCCTGGTGGTCAAATTGAAGAATCCTCAGATATAGCATGCTTACAAAGAGAAATAAAAGAGGAGTTGGATTCTGAAATAAATGTAGATAGCCTCAAGTTGATTGGTGAATATGTTGATGTTGCCGCTACGCCAGGTCGAGATGTCATGATAAGGCTGTATCTAGGTGAGCTAGTTAGTGAACCAACACCATCATCAGAAATTGGAGCTTTGCATTGGATAGGCAAGGAGGATGTTGAGAACCCTAGAGTATCACCTATAATTAAGAATAAAATAATTCCTGATTTAGTTGAGAGAAAAATTATTAATTAA
- a CDS encoding AAA family ATPase, whose product MEISTITKPGFIIAICGGPGTGKSTLVNKLTEHYGATPIFEGEEFPERVKENLRDNKNQLESRIFFRNLLTKMHIEAERLKQAGKLVIMDTFWLTNNVYTETWLEHDFHKELMNDMYELDAHFLSMPDLMIILESDKERIKEFMMKRGRLFELSDSVLDRFVNAGSAHRDFFKRRLNAYFIDRSKLDFHKPNHFKMVTDLIDKKYV is encoded by the coding sequence ATGGAAATATCAACTATAACTAAACCAGGCTTTATTATCGCAATTTGCGGTGGGCCAGGTACTGGTAAATCTACTTTAGTAAATAAGTTAACCGAACATTACGGCGCTACGCCGATTTTTGAAGGTGAAGAATTTCCTGAAAGAGTAAAGGAAAATTTGCGAGATAATAAAAACCAGCTTGAATCAAGAATTTTTTTTAGAAATCTTTTAACTAAAATGCATATTGAGGCAGAACGACTCAAGCAAGCTGGCAAGCTGGTTATCATGGATACTTTTTGGCTGACTAATAATGTTTATACTGAGACTTGGTTGGAACATGATTTTCATAAAGAATTAATGAATGACATGTATGAATTAGACGCTCACTTTCTATCCATGCCTGACTTGATGATAATTTTAGAATCAGACAAAGAACGCATTAAAGAGTTTATGATGAAGCGGGGGAGACTGTTTGAACTAAGTGATAGTGTTTTAGATAGATTTGTTAATGCTGGAAGTGCGCATCGTGATTTTTTTAAACGTCGTCTTAATGCGTATTTTATAGACCGCAGTAAGCTGGACTTTCATAAGCCAAATCATTTTAAGATGGTGACTGACTTAATCGATAAAAAATATGTTTAA
- a CDS encoding 8-oxo-dGTP diphosphatase, producing the protein MEKVVVTMAYIRTDKQLLLALKKRGFGPGKFNGYGGKINDGETIEQAAIRETREEIMVEVDKLEKRALINFSWKTNKNKAIECHVFEIISYHGEIGETEEMKPEWFDINKLPYEKMWDDDPCWMPHFLAGKKFNASFVFNDDDKVIEHKIIFLE; encoded by the coding sequence ATGGAAAAAGTAGTCGTTACCATGGCATATATAAGAACAGATAAACAGTTGTTACTCGCACTAAAAAAGCGTGGTTTTGGCCCTGGAAAATTTAATGGTTATGGCGGCAAAATAAATGACGGAGAAACCATTGAACAAGCCGCTATCCGTGAAACTAGAGAAGAGATTATGGTTGAAGTTGATAAGTTAGAAAAAAGAGCTTTGATAAATTTTTCATGGAAGACAAACAAAAACAAAGCAATTGAATGCCATGTCTTTGAAATTATCTCTTATCATGGAGAAATAGGGGAGACTGAAGAAATGAAGCCAGAATGGTTTGATATAAATAAACTACCTTATGAAAAAATGTGGGACGATGATCCTTGCTGGATGCCACATTTTTTAGCTGGTAAAAAATTTAATGCCAGTTTTGTCTTTAACGATGATGATAAAGTTATAGAACATAAGATTATTTTTTTGGAGTAG
- the secD gene encoding protein translocase subunit SecD produces the protein MSDSIFSKIFLPKGRNKVWWAFLFVLIITIAAGLVTFGNYYNQALSKWKIPLPQTKEVPFRLGLDLQGGSQLVYDADVSAVAAKDQAQAVEGARDVIERRVNVFGVSEPLVQVNRTADGKYRILVELAGITDIREAVKKIGETPLLEFKEQRKDAPVLTEQQKKEIADFNKKAETKAQDVLGKLLSGGDFSALAKAFSEDTTTKDNGGSLDWVAKKDNADLAKAAEAVGVGKTSKDLIKTSEGFELLKVDDKRIKEVRASHILICYKGSEQCTNDLSKEQAYAKIKELKAKATPKNFADLAKANSTEAAAKTTGGDLDWFAKGAMVEPFEKAVWDQKVGTISYVVETKFGYHIIYKTDENPEYKINHILIKTKSEAEVLGTDAQWKNTELTGRNLKRASVQFNQQDNTPEVSLEFDDQGAKLFEQITARNVGKPVAIFLDGYPISVPNVNEKITGGKAVITGNFTTTESKDLVKRLNAGALPVPINLVNQQTIGASLGQASVDNSLKAGFVGLILVALFMIIYYRFLGFLSVIALGVYGILSLAIFKLWPVTLTLSGIAGFILSIGMAVDANILIFERLKEELRAGRSLSSAIQEGFSRAWPSIRDSNFTTLITCVVLIESSTSVIKGFAVTLMLGVLLSLFSAITVTRTFLRLFSEKWFEKHRWLIGYRKSN, from the coding sequence ATGTCTGATTCGATATTCTCTAAGATTTTTCTACCTAAGGGTAGAAACAAGGTGTGGTGGGCTTTTTTGTTTGTGCTTATTATAACTATTGCCGCAGGTTTAGTTACCTTTGGTAATTATTATAATCAAGCTCTAAGTAAGTGGAAGATTCCTTTGCCACAAACAAAGGAAGTGCCATTTCGCTTAGGTTTAGATTTACAAGGTGGTTCTCAGTTGGTTTATGATGCTGATGTTTCAGCCGTAGCCGCAAAGGACCAGGCTCAAGCTGTTGAAGGCGCTCGTGACGTTATTGAACGCCGCGTTAACGTTTTCGGCGTTAGTGAACCATTGGTTCAGGTTAATCGAACTGCAGATGGAAAATATCGTATTCTAGTTGAATTAGCTGGTATTACTGATATTCGCGAAGCTGTAAAGAAAATTGGAGAGACTCCGCTTTTAGAATTTAAAGAACAGCGCAAGGACGCTCCAGTCTTAACTGAACAACAGAAGAAAGAAATCGCTGATTTTAATAAGAAAGCAGAAACTAAAGCTCAGGATGTATTAGGTAAACTTTTGTCTGGTGGTGATTTTTCTGCCCTAGCTAAAGCTTTTAGCGAAGACACAACAACTAAAGATAATGGCGGAAGTCTTGATTGGGTTGCCAAAAAAGATAATGCTGACCTAGCTAAAGCAGCGGAAGCTGTTGGTGTTGGAAAAACCAGTAAAGATTTAATAAAAACCTCCGAAGGTTTTGAGCTGCTTAAGGTTGATGACAAGAGAATTAAAGAAGTTAGAGCTTCTCATATTTTGATTTGCTACAAAGGATCTGAACAATGTACTAATGATTTAAGCAAAGAGCAGGCTTACGCCAAGATCAAAGAATTGAAGGCCAAAGCTACACCTAAGAATTTTGCTGATTTAGCTAAAGCTAATTCAACTGAAGCAGCTGCTAAAACAACTGGTGGCGACTTAGATTGGTTTGCTAAGGGTGCAATGGTTGAACCATTTGAAAAAGCTGTTTGGGATCAAAAAGTTGGTACCATTTCTTACGTTGTAGAAACAAAGTTTGGTTATCACATAATTTATAAGACAGATGAGAATCCAGAATATAAAATAAACCATATTCTCATTAAGACAAAATCAGAAGCTGAAGTTCTTGGCACTGATGCTCAATGGAAGAATACTGAATTGACTGGCCGTAATTTAAAGCGAGCTTCAGTTCAATTCAATCAGCAAGACAACACACCTGAAGTAAGTTTAGAATTTGATGACCAGGGTGCAAAGCTATTTGAACAAATTACAGCTCGTAACGTTGGTAAACCAGTCGCTATTTTCCTAGATGGTTATCCAATTAGCGTGCCAAATGTAAATGAAAAAATTACTGGTGGCAAAGCTGTTATTACTGGTAATTTCACAACCACTGAATCAAAAGATTTAGTAAAGCGTCTAAATGCTGGTGCTTTGCCTGTTCCAATTAATTTAGTTAACCAACAAACAATTGGTGCTTCATTAGGTCAAGCTTCAGTTGATAATAGCTTAAAGGCAGGATTTGTTGGTCTTATATTGGTTGCCTTGTTCATGATTATTTATTATCGCTTCCTAGGTTTCTTATCAGTAATTGCCTTGGGCGTTTATGGAATCTTGTCACTAGCTATTTTCAAGCTCTGGCCAGTAACCTTAACTTTGTCTGGTATTGCTGGTTTCATTCTTTCTATAGGTATGGCGGTTGACGCGAATATTCTTATCTTTGAACGCTTGAAAGAAGAATTACGCGCTGGCAGATCATTAAGCTCAGCGATTCAAGAAGGGTTCTCTCGTGCATGGCCATCTATTCGCGATAGTAACTTCACAACTCTTATAACCTGTGTCGTATTGATTGAATCATCAACCAGTGTTATCAAGGGATTTGCTGTTACATTAATGCTTGGTGTTTTATTGTCACTGTTTAGCGCAATTACAGTTACTCGTACTTTCTTACGTTTATTCAGCGAAAAATGGTTTGAAAAACATCGCTGGCTTATTGGCTATAGAAAATCAAATTAA
- the secF gene encoding protein translocase subunit SecF — MVNFISKRSIWLSLSTLFVVASLVALFGWGFKLGIDFTGGSLLEVKFNGTQPSVTEVEKSLEPLKLQSLTAQPAEKEGMILRFQQTSEETHQAALENLRKLAKDKGAKEPVLEEQRFEAVGPSVGQELQRKAIYSIILVLLAISLYIAWAFRKVSRPVASWKYGAATLVALLHDVIIVLGFYALLGHVLGVEVNTTFVAAALTVLGFSVHDTIVVFDRIRENLPRSSEDFAGTVNTSLNQTVVRSINTSLTVLLVLASIYFLGGLSIKYFALSLLVGIFFGTYSSIFLASPLLVVWDNISRKRAK, encoded by the coding sequence ATGGTAAATTTCATCTCAAAAAGATCCATTTGGCTTTCACTTTCCACGCTTTTTGTCGTAGCATCTCTTGTTGCTTTGTTTGGCTGGGGCTTTAAGCTTGGTATTGATTTCACAGGCGGCAGTTTACTTGAAGTAAAGTTTAATGGTACACAACCATCAGTTACTGAGGTTGAAAAATCTTTAGAACCATTAAAACTTCAAAGCTTAACCGCTCAACCAGCTGAAAAAGAAGGTATGATTTTAAGATTCCAACAGACTTCAGAAGAAACTCACCAAGCTGCTTTAGAAAATCTTAGAAAATTAGCAAAAGATAAGGGCGCTAAGGAACCAGTTTTGGAAGAACAGCGTTTTGAAGCAGTTGGTCCATCAGTTGGACAAGAATTACAACGCAAAGCAATCTACTCAATCATTTTAGTTTTGCTGGCTATCAGTTTGTATATTGCCTGGGCCTTTAGAAAAGTTTCTCGTCCAGTCGCTTCTTGGAAATATGGCGCAGCTACCTTGGTTGCTTTATTGCATGACGTAATCATTGTTCTTGGTTTTTATGCCTTATTAGGTCATGTCTTAGGCGTTGAAGTAAATACTACTTTTGTTGCCGCGGCGTTAACCGTCTTAGGTTTCAGTGTCCACGATACTATCGTTGTGTTTGACCGTATTCGTGAAAACTTACCACGCTCTAGCGAAGACTTTGCTGGAACAGTTAATACCAGTCTTAACCAAACCGTTGTCAGATCTATTAATACTTCTTTGACCGTACTTTTGGTTTTAGCTTCAATTTATTTCCTAGGCGGTTTGTCTATTAAATATTTTGCTTTGTCATTGTTAGTTGGTATTTTCTTCGGAACATACAGCTCAATTTTCTTGGCTTCTCCTTTGTTGGTAGTTTGGGATAATATAAGCAGAAAAAGAGCTAAATAA
- a CDS encoding His/Gly/Thr/Pro-type tRNA ligase C-terminal domain-containing protein yields MKQSILFTKTTKEIPHDETSTNAQLLLRAGFINKLSAGIFTFLPMGLKVHEKICNIVREEINLIGGQEILMPALTPKDIWEKTGRWDSFDALFKLEGGDEKEYALGASHEEIVTPLIKQFVNSYKDLPIAVYQIQTKFRNELRPKAGLLRGREFSMKDLYSFHKDEADLDAFYEKAVVAYKNIYKRLGIGDSTFLTYASGGAFSKASDEFQTLTEAGEDVIHICEACRIAINSEIKDEKAVCPKCGNVKLTEKKAVEVGNIFKLGTRFSEAFDFEYIDESGAKQPIIMGCYGFGPSRVMGTLVEVLHDDRGIIWPEEVAPFKVHLLELNSADSEVKTKTTELYEALLKANVEVLYDDREKTAGEKFAEADLIGCPWRIVVSEKTLKENKVELKARSSEKFELIDFKEVVSKLK; encoded by the coding sequence ATGAAACAATCAATCCTTTTTACTAAAACAACCAAAGAAATACCGCATGATGAGACTAGTACAAATGCACAGCTTTTGCTAAGAGCTGGTTTTATTAATAAACTATCGGCTGGCATTTTTACTTTTTTGCCAATGGGCTTAAAAGTTCATGAAAAAATTTGTAATATAGTTCGCGAAGAAATTAATTTAATTGGCGGACAGGAAATTTTAATGCCGGCTTTGACTCCGAAAGATATTTGGGAAAAAACTGGTCGCTGGGATAGCTTCGACGCTTTGTTTAAATTAGAAGGTGGCGATGAAAAAGAATATGCCTTAGGTGCGAGCCATGAAGAAATTGTTACGCCTTTAATAAAACAATTTGTAAATTCATATAAAGATTTACCAATTGCGGTTTATCAAATTCAAACTAAATTTAGAAATGAATTACGTCCCAAAGCCGGACTTTTACGTGGGCGAGAATTTTCAATGAAAGATTTATATTCTTTTCATAAAGATGAGGCTGATCTTGATGCCTTTTATGAAAAAGCTGTTGTGGCTTATAAAAATATTTATAAACGTCTGGGCATCGGTGACTCGACTTTCTTGACTTACGCTTCGGGTGGCGCTTTTAGTAAAGCATCCGATGAATTTCAAACCTTAACCGAGGCCGGCGAAGATGTTATTCACATTTGCGAGGCTTGCCGCATTGCTATAAACAGTGAAATTAAAGACGAAAAAGCAGTTTGTCCAAAGTGTGGTAATGTTAAATTAACCGAGAAGAAAGCCGTTGAAGTAGGAAATATCTTTAAGCTTGGAACTCGTTTTTCCGAGGCCTTTGATTTCGAGTATATTGATGAGTCTGGCGCTAAACAACCGATTATCATGGGCTGCTATGGTTTCGGTCCTAGTCGTGTCATGGGCACATTAGTTGAAGTTTTGCATGATGACAGAGGAATAATTTGGCCCGAGGAAGTTGCGCCATTTAAAGTCCACTTGCTTGAGTTAAATTCTGCTGATAGCGAAGTGAAAACAAAAACCACTGAACTCTATGAGGCTTTACTAAAAGCGAATGTTGAAGTTCTATATGATGACAGAGAAAAAACAGCCGGTGAGAAATTTGCAGAAGCTGATTTAATTGGTTGCCCTTGGCGAATTGTTGTTAGTGAAAAAACTCTTAAAGAAAATAAAGTTGAATTAAAAGCACGCAGTAGCGAGAAATTTGAATTAATTGATTTTAAGGAAGTCGTTTCTAAATTAAAATAA
- a CDS encoding rod shape-determining protein yields the protein MLNKFFGKFSKDLGIDLGTANTLVYTPDKGIVINEPSVVAVNMRTEEILAVGEEAKKMLGKTPAHIQVIKPLIDGVISDFEVTEKMLKYFIDKAHSEQFTLVPRPKVAIGIPLDITEVEKKAVEDAAKSAGAREVHLVEEPMLAAIGARLPVTEATATMIVDIGGGTTEIAVISLAGAVNWKNLRMAGNFLNHDIIQYLREEFNILIGEQLAEDIKIRIGSAAPLRETLEMVVRGRDLMNGLPKELRVTDGQIREAISRSIHQIIDNIKLILETTPPELVADIYEYGIVLTGGGALLRGLDQEIAQATKIPVRVADDPLTCVVRGTGILLSDPKLLERVLIPSTKEL from the coding sequence GTGCTTAATAAATTTTTCGGAAAATTTAGCAAAGATTTAGGTATTGACCTGGGAACGGCCAATACTTTAGTTTACACGCCAGACAAGGGGATTGTTATTAATGAGCCTTCGGTTGTCGCCGTAAATATGCGTACTGAAGAAATTTTAGCTGTGGGTGAAGAAGCTAAGAAAATGCTTGGCAAAACTCCGGCTCATATTCAGGTTATTAAACCTTTGATTGACGGTGTTATTTCTGACTTTGAAGTAACCGAAAAAATGTTGAAATATTTTATTGATAAAGCTCACTCTGAACAATTTACTTTAGTGCCTCGCCCAAAAGTTGCGATTGGTATTCCGCTAGATATTACTGAAGTAGAAAAGAAGGCGGTTGAAGATGCTGCTAAATCAGCTGGTGCACGTGAAGTTCATTTAGTTGAAGAGCCAATGTTAGCTGCGATTGGTGCTCGCTTACCAGTTACTGAAGCTACGGCAACCATGATTGTTGATATTGGCGGAGGTACAACTGAAATTGCTGTTATTTCTTTGGCCGGCGCTGTTAACTGGAAAAATCTTCGCATGGCTGGTAATTTTCTTAATCATGATATTATTCAATACTTACGTGAAGAATTTAATATTTTGATTGGCGAACAATTAGCTGAAGATATAAAGATTAGAATTGGTTCAGCTGCACCACTTAGAGAAACATTGGAAATGGTTGTTCGTGGTCGTGATTTAATGAATGGTTTACCAAAAGAATTGCGCGTTACTGACGGACAAATTAGAGAAGCTATTTCTCGTAGTATTCATCAAATAATTGATAATATAAAATTGATTCTTGAAACAACTCCACCTGAATTAGTGGCTGATATTTATGAATACGGCATTGTTCTTACTGGTGGTGGCGCCTTGCTTAGAGGCTTAGATCAAGAAATTGCTCAAGCTACAAAGATTCCTGTGCGCGTGGCTGATGATCCTTTAACTTGCGTTGTTCGCGGCACCGGTATTCTTTTGTCTGATCCAAAATTATTAGAACGCGTACTAATTCCTAGTACTAAAGAGTTATAA
- the mreC gene encoding rod shape-determining protein MreC: MNKRPVVTLAVLGGIVAFLIILGATNSLPFIGGIFRAILNPFSTITHQIAEKIRPSSLGDLSIGDIKTKLETVEKENQTLAAENARLLTLEDENKRLRDYLVFAQANKVSLQMAEVISRGVAEDSWHNRKTITLNQGSDQGVSVGLPIVSSEGVLIGKITAVKNNIAEACLLYSADCRLAVSIAGLGKTVGIARGDLGLNVIVELIPQNQEILEKQVIVTSGLESGMPPGLLIGSVSQVIKQSNELWQSAIIEPAADFDNIRFVAILKQ, translated from the coding sequence ATGAATAAACGTCCCGTTGTTACACTGGCCGTTTTAGGCGGTATTGTGGCCTTCTTGATTATATTAGGCGCAACAAATAGTTTGCCATTTATTGGTGGAATCTTTCGAGCTATTCTAAATCCTTTTTCTACTATCACTCATCAAATTGCTGAAAAAATAAGACCAAGCAGTCTTGGTGATCTTTCAATTGGAGATATAAAAACTAAACTTGAAACTGTTGAAAAAGAAAATCAAACTTTAGCAGCAGAGAATGCAAGACTTCTAACTTTAGAAGATGAAAATAAACGTTTGCGTGATTATTTAGTTTTTGCTCAAGCTAACAAAGTTTCATTACAGATGGCTGAGGTTATTTCTCGCGGTGTAGCCGAAGACTCCTGGCATAATCGTAAAACCATTACTCTTAACCAAGGTTCAGATCAAGGTGTTAGCGTCGGTCTACCAATTGTTAGTTCAGAAGGTGTTTTAATTGGTAAAATAACTGCAGTCAAAAATAACATTGCTGAAGCTTGTCTTTTATATAGTGCTGATTGTCGTTTAGCAGTTAGTATCGCTGGGCTTGGTAAAACAGTTGGAATTGCACGCGGCGACCTTGGACTTAATGTTATTGTCGAGCTTATTCCTCAAAATCAAGAAATACTGGAAAAACAGGTTATTGTAACATCTGGCCTTGAATCTGGCATGCCGCCAGGCCTTCTAATTGGCTCTGTCAGCCAAGTTATTAAGCAAAGCAATGAATTGTGGCAAAGTGCTATTATCGAGCCTGCCGCTGACTTTGACAATATACGATTCGTTGCCATTCTTAAACAATAA